Proteins encoded together in one Candidatus Xianfuyuplasma coldseepsis window:
- the rplC gene encoding 50S ribosomal protein L3, giving the protein MAKGILGTKVGMTQVFNEDGKLVPVTVVSCEPNVVLQKKTMENDGYESIQLGYKDKRVKLANKPELGHFAKSNSNPKRYLQEVRGPELYNFEVGQEITVKIFTEGEVVDVTGTSKGKGFAGSIKRHNQHRGPMGHGSHYHRGPGSMGPIDPNHVRPGKNLPGHMGHETVTIQNLEIVKVDVERNVLLIKGSVPGPKKGLVYVKHAVKSGAIEPLNPTDFITVEETQETEASAEAQE; this is encoded by the coding sequence CCTGTTACTGTTGTTAGTTGTGAACCAAACGTTGTTCTTCAAAAGAAAACTATGGAAAATGATGGATATGAAAGTATCCAATTAGGCTACAAAGACAAACGAGTGAAATTAGCAAACAAGCCCGAACTTGGACATTTTGCGAAATCGAACTCAAATCCTAAGCGCTACTTGCAAGAAGTTCGTGGACCAGAGCTCTATAACTTCGAAGTAGGTCAGGAGATCACAGTCAAAATATTCACAGAAGGTGAAGTCGTTGACGTTACTGGAACATCCAAAGGGAAAGGATTCGCTGGTAGCATCAAACGTCATAATCAGCATCGTGGGCCAATGGGACACGGTTCTCATTACCACAGAGGTCCTGGATCAATGGGTCCCATCGATCCCAACCATGTACGCCCTGGTAAAAACTTACCTGGACACATGGGACATGAAACTGTCACCATTCAAAATCTAGAAATCGTTAAAGTGGACGTTGAACGAAACGTATTACTTATTAAAGGTTCTGTACCCGGTCCGAAAAAAGGCTTGGTATACGTGAAACATGCCGTCAAAAGTGGAGCGATTGAACCGCTGAATCCTACAGATTTCATCACTGTAGAAGAAACTCAAGAAACTGAAGCTTCTGCGGAAGCTCAGGAATAG